AACTGAAGGCTGTTCCTGTTCCAGTGGTCATTACCGGCATCATTGATGCTGGAACCTACTGCTCCTAACACTTTGTAGGTTATATTACCCTTTGAATCTATAACCGGGTTGTCGTAAGCGTCTTTTGTAACTTCGTATGAAGGTACAGTGAAGCCTGTTTCATATACACCCACATACAGGTTGGTATACGAAACGCCACCGCTGAATGATAACCCTTTGGTGATTGCATCGAGTTTTTCATTAAAGCTGAGGTTGGTACCTAAACTTCTGGTGTGCGACCGGTAAATTCCATTTTGTCTTAATAACTGTACCGGGTTGAATTTATACACCGAACTGTTGCCCCAGCTGCCATCCAGGTTCTTTACAGCAAATGCTGCGGCCGGAATGCGTAATAAATTCGCGAACAGTGAGGAGGCGGTAAAGCCATCTGGCGTATTACGATCTTCGATAATGCCCGAAACTGTTGCTTTTACGGAAAGGTTTTTTGTTAACTGTGCATTGAAGTTCGTTCTTAAGTTCATCCTTTTGTATTTGGCATTGGTGCCAAAATCTTTACTGATGGCATCTGCATCTTTATACGCGCCTTTAAAATCAGTATACCCACCCAGTACGAAGAACCTGGCCTTATTGGTGCCACCGCGGAAAGAAACGCTGTAGTCCTGGGTTGCAGAATTATTGGTCAGTACTTTATCGTACCAGTTTACATTGGGGTGAAAAGGATCGTCGTTGCTTTTGTACAACTCGGGGTTGTAATATTTAATGGGCAATCCATCGTTTTGTAATGCTTTGTTATAAGCGGTTACATAGCCATAGGCATCCATTACTTTGGGCATGGCGATGGGAGTAAGGTTTCCATAACGACCGTTGAACTCAATTTTTGCTCTGTTCGATGGAGTGCCTTCTTTGGTGCGAACGCTTAATACGCCTGCTCCGCCATCAAAGCCATAGATGGCCAGTGCGGCGGCATCTTTCAGCAAGGTCACCGATTCAATTTCAAATGGCGACAGGGCCGACAGAGCATTCAGGTCTACCTGGAAACCGTCCAGGTAAATAGAAAGTGCGTTGCCGGCAATATTCCAGCTGCTTTGTCCGCGCATATATAAAGTAGGACCATCATAACCCGGTTCGCCGGAACCTGTTGCTACGGTTAACCCGGGTATTCTTGCCTGTAAGGTATTTAACAAGTTACCGGCATTTGTTCTTGCCAGTTCTTCACCGGTAATAGTGAACAGGGCGCCGGTTGTGCGCCAGGATTTTTCACTTCTGAGGCCAAGGTCAACCGTTGTGGCTGGTATTTTCGATGGCAATACAATCGTATCCTGCTGGTTTCCTGTTGCTGTTTGGGCCTGCGTTACCGAGTAGCCGCTCATCAGCATCAGGCAGGCAATTAGTTTTATATTTTTAAATTTCATTGTTTTCAAGTTAATCGTTCAATAGACTTTATTACTACCATCCGGGATTTTGACCATCCCAGCCTTCACCGCCTAAATACCTTAAACTGATCTCAGCGTAAGGAAATGGCACATAGTAATATTTTACCGGGAATGTTCTTGACCCATAAGAGATCGTATTCCAGTTCAGGAATGGATTGGTAGGTTTGGGAGTAGTACCATTGGTTGATGCCGTTACAGCAAAGCCGTGCAGCGTAGTGTTTAACACAATGTGCGCGGTTAACCAGCGGTGCAGGTCGTTATAGCGGTGGTCTTCAAAAGCCAGTTCTATTGAACGCTCGTTTTGAACAGCAGCCCTGAATGTAGCAACATCGGGCAGCATGGCAGCCGTTTTATCGGGCATACCTGCGCGTTGCCTGATGGCATTCAGGTACTGGAATGATTCGGCAGAAGGGCCCTGGAACTCGTTCAACGCTTCTGCATAGCTTAAATAAAATTCCGCCAAACGGAATACCGGCCATGCAAAGTGGTTGTCGTTATTATTGTCAACGCGGGCAACAAATTTTGAGCTCTCCACGGCGCTGCCGGTGTTATCACCTGCATTGGTATCGTCAACCAGGCTTCCCTTTTGATAAGCACCGTCTGCTGATGCTTTGTAATAAGGTAAAAATGTTTTACCGCTGTTATACCACTGGCCGGCATATGCCAGGCACTGGTAGGCGCGTGGATCCAGGTTCAGGCCTTCAAAGTAGGTTTTGAAATCGTTTCCTGAAGCAGTGGCTACCCAGGTAGTACCATCTCTTTTCTCATATTTTTGGAGGAACTCGATGGGCACGTTGTTCTTGGCGCCCCAGCCCATTTGACGAACTTTGGAGGTATTATACCTGCCCCAGTCGGCCCAGCCGTCGCGGTTCGGGTCATTTTGATTGTATGTATTTACCAGGATCATTTCGGGGTTGCCATACGTTCCGGCTGTTCCCCAAACATTGTTACAAACTGCTTCATAGTCGGCCAGGCCGGCGTAGTTATCAGTTTTTACTGTTGTGGTTGGTTTACCGGTATTGTATAAAGACACGCCTGCAGATGAGGCGGCATCGATCACTGCTTTGGCAGCATCGGCAGCTCTTTTCCAGCGGGTTTTATCATACGAAGGGTAACATAATACAGAATCTCTGGCATCATTGTAACGGGCAGCGCTTATGGCGCCTTTCATATCTGCCGGTGTATTATACAGGGGGCTTGCTGCATATAACAAGATCCTTGATTTTAACGCCAGCGCAGCCAGGCTGGTAATTCTGCCATAGTCGCTGGACACCCGGGTGGCGGGTAATAACGTGGCCGCCGCATCGCACCAGCTAACCAATGAGTCAACTAATGATTGAATAGAAGCCCGGGGGATATCGATCTTTGAATCGCCCGATAATACCTGTGATACAATGGGAACGCCGCCATACAAGCGAAACGCACTGTAATGGGCCATAACGCGGCAAAACAAAGCCTGTCCCTTAACATCTGCTATCCAGTCAGACGTGGCATCTGTTACTTTGTCGATGTTCTTTAATACCAGGTTGGCTTTCCTGATGGCTTTATACCAATTGGTGAATGCTACTGCGGCGGTGTTACCACGCTGGGTAACGGGGCCCCTGTCGATGCTGTACGTGGGAGCCATGCCGCCTGCTATGTAATAGTTGAAGTTTAAATTCTGGGCCACCCATTGTGCACCAGGCAATAACAGGTGCACCTGGTCGGTCAGCACATCTTCGCGGCTGTCGCCTGAGGAATTCAGTACAAAACCAGTAGGAACACACCAATCGTACATATCCGCTACTGCATAGTTCGCCTGTTTTTGAGTATGGAAGATGGTGTCTACTGTAATGTCGCCACCTTTTGGTTTTTCAAGGAAACTTTTTGAACAACCGGTGCTCATCATGCCTGCCGTAACGATGCCGGCTGCCAGCACAAAAGGAATATATAGTCTTTTCATTCTTTTTTGTTTTCGGTTCAACAATTAAAACCCAACATTGATACCTGCATTAAAGGTGCGGGTAAGGCCATAGCCCATGACGCCCATGTTTTCAGGATCGCCCCAGATCTTGTTCTTGTTCCAGGTGTACAGGTTGAAACCATTCGCGTATACCCGAACAGAACCAATGCCTACCTTATCAAGCATACCTCTTTGGAAAGTGTAGCCTATTTCTGCATTTTTCAACCGCAGGTAGGAAGAATTTACATGGAAGTAAGTATTCTGATAAGCCTGGCGGTTATAGGCGGCAATGGGGAAGTTGATCTTGTCGCCGGCGGCATACCGTTCAGGAGTAAACCGGTTCCAGTCTACTTCAAACAACGCCTCGGTAGTACCATTGAAATGCAGGTCGGTGCTTGGCATTGGATTGGCCTCTACACCAGTTGCTCCCTGCAGTAAGATCGACATATCGAATCCTTTATAACCAAAACCGAATGAAATGCCATAGGTTACGCGGGGAATATTGGTATAGCCAGACCGCATGTAATCCTTGTTATCTATAACACCATCATGGTTGATGTCGAGGATTTTGACATCGCCGGGCTGCAACGGTACATTGCCGAAAGAAAGGTCTTTCTGATAAACGGTTTGGCCGGCGGCATTCAGATAGGGTTTGCCATCGGGACCCATCGCTGCTCTGGGTTTCGATAAAATGGGATTGTTGTTACCATCTACCTCATATAATTCGGCCCACGATGTATATAAGCCATTTGCCTGTAACAGCAACGACTGGTTTATTGGCTTACCGGTTTGTGCCTGGTACTCCAGGCCGGGAACGATTGCTTCATCCCTGAACTCGATCTTGTTCTTGTTGTTGGACACATTACCTTTTATCCAGTAAGTGAAGTTTTTGGAAGCCCTGTCGCGGTACGTAATTTCCAGTTCATTGCCCCAGTTCTTTACCTTACCAATATTGGCAAATGGCAATGTTGCCGCTACTATCCCGGGAACAGTTCCCCTTTGAGAAAGGATCTTTGTTCTGTTCTCCGTATAGTGGTCGTACGTGATGCTTACTTTTTCCCTGAACAGCGTAGCCTCGAAACCGATATTCGCTTTTGCAGAAGTTTCCCAGGTTACGTTTGGATTACCTATCCTGCTTTCGTAGGCAGCCCGTACCACATTACGGTTTGAACCAGCCTGGCCAAAGTAATAACCCCTGATAACAGAATCGTTATAAGCCCATACGTCGGGTAAATAGAGATACCGGTTACCCTGGATCTGGTCATTACCCACTTTACCATACGATCCTCTTACTTTCAGGAAAGAAACAATATTGTTTTGGGGGAAGAAATCTTCTTTGCTGGCTATCCAGCCCGCTGAAACAGCCGGGAAGTAATCAAATCTCAACCCTTCCGGGAAGTTTTCAGAACCGTTGTATCCCAGGTCCATTTCGGCCAGGTATTTTGACTTATACGCGTAGGTAAGTCTGCTAACCAAACCCTGGTAAGCATGTGGCAGGTTATACTGCAGGCTGGGATCGAACTTCTTGCTAACGTTAACCATGGCCAGCGCGGTAACAGCATGATCGCCGAAAGTGCGGTTATAGTTCAGGGCAAATTCTGCATACCAGGTACGCCATTTACCTTTATAATAATTCGCTTTACGGGTGGAAGGCGCCTCGTTGTTCATTTGCACCCAAATTGGATTCAGGTTATCGCCATTGGGGTTGGGACGCACTGTCCAGTATACGGGGAACGACTGTCCCTCTGAGGTGCTGGAGAACCAGCTGTCATAAGCGCCCTTCGCGTTTACGGTAAGCCCTTTGGTAATGAAATCGAGTTTATGAATTAAATTGAGCGAAGAGTTAAGGGTGCTTTGCTCATTTACATTATACTTGTTACGCATAGCCAAACTATACAAGGGATTGAATTGTTCGGCTGTATTTCCCCAGATAAAGGTGAACTTGTTATCGATAAAACCAGGCGAACCCATTGGATTGGTCCACATCAGGTTCTTCTCATAGTTATACCCGTCATTATCCATACCTGTGATCTGAACAAACTGGGTACCTATATTAACTGCGATCTTGAAATTGTCGTTTACATCAAAATCAAAATTGCCTCTTACATTATACCGGTTCTTCCGGTAATCCATTTCCTTTGAGAAGGGCATGTAACTGGTGTTGAACATACCACCCTGGGTTAAATAGCCTGCAGACAGGAAATATTTTACTCCTTTGGTGCCACCGGTTGCATTTACATTCGCCTGGGTTTGAGGCGCGTGATTTTTATAGATCTGGTCCTGCCAGTTTTGATCGGGATGGAAGTATGGATCGTAATAAGGGTTTTTACTTCCGTCGGCCAGTGTTGGTGTATGTGCATTCTGATAATATTTCAGGTCGTTATCAGAATATTGTGGTGCATATCCCGTATTTCTTTTGTCAACGAATTTCGACCAGCCATCTGCCTGGTTCAATACATCGGGGTCATTGGCGTGTTGCTGCCAGTAAGTTTCAAAAATTTGTTCGTTACGCAGGGTAGCGTATTGATAGGAGTTTACATACTTGGGCAACCTGGTAAACTGGTTGGCAGCGGT
The Niastella koreensis GR20-10 genome window above contains:
- a CDS encoding RagB/SusD family nutrient uptake outer membrane protein, producing the protein MKRLYIPFVLAAGIVTAGMMSTGCSKSFLEKPKGGDITVDTIFHTQKQANYAVADMYDWCVPTGFVLNSSGDSREDVLTDQVHLLLPGAQWVAQNLNFNYYIAGGMAPTYSIDRGPVTQRGNTAAVAFTNWYKAIRKANLVLKNIDKVTDATSDWIADVKGQALFCRVMAHYSAFRLYGGVPIVSQVLSGDSKIDIPRASIQSLVDSLVSWCDAAATLLPATRVSSDYGRITSLAALALKSRILLYAASPLYNTPADMKGAISAARYNDARDSVLCYPSYDKTRWKRAADAAKAVIDAASSAGVSLYNTGKPTTTVKTDNYAGLADYEAVCNNVWGTAGTYGNPEMILVNTYNQNDPNRDGWADWGRYNTSKVRQMGWGAKNNVPIEFLQKYEKRDGTTWVATASGNDFKTYFEGLNLDPRAYQCLAYAGQWYNSGKTFLPYYKASADGAYQKGSLVDDTNAGDNTGSAVESSKFVARVDNNNDNHFAWPVFRLAEFYLSYAEALNEFQGPSAESFQYLNAIRQRAGMPDKTAAMLPDVATFRAAVQNERSIELAFEDHRYNDLHRWLTAHIVLNTTLHGFAVTASTNGTTPKPTNPFLNWNTISYGSRTFPVKYYYVPFPYAEISLRYLGGEGWDGQNPGW
- a CDS encoding SusC/RagA family TonB-linked outer membrane protein — translated: MNKRQLLCRLLLFFLAIVIQQVAIGQTRKISGAVKDEKGNPIAGASVETTKTPGNTILGTVTDAEGKFSLTIDASCKVLRITSLSYTSNEITIGSKTVFSVSMQKSDAANLSDVIVVAYGQQKKASVTAAISTVSGKDLVQSPVANISNGLAGRLPGLTSIQTSGKPGSDASNLYIRGVGTYAGGTATNPLIMVDGVVRDSYNEIDPNEVETISILKDASATAVFGVRGANGVILITTKRGKEGNTKVSATVQTAANQFTRLPKYVNSYQYATLRNEQIFETYWQQHANDPDVLNQADGWSKFVDKRNTGYAPQYSDNDLKYYQNAHTPTLADGSKNPYYDPYFHPDQNWQDQIYKNHAPQTQANVNATGGTKGVKYFLSAGYLTQGGMFNTSYMPFSKEMDYRKNRYNVRGNFDFDVNDNFKIAVNIGTQFVQITGMDNDGYNYEKNLMWTNPMGSPGFIDNKFTFIWGNTAEQFNPLYSLAMRNKYNVNEQSTLNSSLNLIHKLDFITKGLTVNAKGAYDSWFSSTSEGQSFPVYWTVRPNPNGDNLNPIWVQMNNEAPSTRKANYYKGKWRTWYAEFALNYNRTFGDHAVTALAMVNVSKKFDPSLQYNLPHAYQGLVSRLTYAYKSKYLAEMDLGYNGSENFPEGLRFDYFPAVSAGWIASKEDFFPQNNIVSFLKVRGSYGKVGNDQIQGNRYLYLPDVWAYNDSVIRGYYFGQAGSNRNVVRAAYESRIGNPNVTWETSAKANIGFEATLFREKVSITYDHYTENRTKILSQRGTVPGIVAATLPFANIGKVKNWGNELEITYRDRASKNFTYWIKGNVSNNKNKIEFRDEAIVPGLEYQAQTGKPINQSLLLQANGLYTSWAELYEVDGNNNPILSKPRAAMGPDGKPYLNAAGQTVYQKDLSFGNVPLQPGDVKILDINHDGVIDNKDYMRSGYTNIPRVTYGISFGFGYKGFDMSILLQGATGVEANPMPSTDLHFNGTTEALFEVDWNRFTPERYAAGDKINFPIAAYNRQAYQNTYFHVNSSYLRLKNAEIGYTFQRGMLDKVGIGSVRVYANGFNLYTWNKNKIWGDPENMGVMGYGLTRTFNAGINVGF